The following are encoded together in the Cicer arietinum cultivar CDC Frontier isolate Library 1 chromosome 2, Cicar.CDCFrontier_v2.0, whole genome shotgun sequence genome:
- the LOC101492140 gene encoding uncharacterized protein, with protein sequence MAYVERGTVKSKRSIWRLKTITDFFWAIVNFIGMFFATMFSMEKSDAYRKGSAGKKWDGGAPGGPGGGGGGGGGPYGGGPRGPPRGGLDNVRGLDSIRGRDHSSLPACGSCCG encoded by the exons GTACTGTTAAATCAAAGAGATCAATATGGCGCCTCAAGACAATCACTGATTTTTTCTGGGCCATTGTTAACTTCATAGGCATGTTTTTTGCTACGATGTTCTCG ATGGAAAAGTCGGATGCCTACCGGAAAGGTTCTGCTGGTAAGAAATGGGATGGTGGTGCCCCTGGTGGTcctggtggtggtggtggtggtggtggggGACCATATGGTGGTGGACCCCGGGGACCTCCCCGCGGTGGTCTTGACAATGTGCGTGGGCTAGATAGTATTAGAGGACGTGACCACA GTTCATTGCCTGCATGCGGCTCATGCTGTGGTTGA